CAATTAAAAAAGCTGATTCATATGTAAATATTTCATTTATGGTGGCGCTTTTACATTTTAAATCGTTTTCTATTGAAATATTTAATAGATAATTGTTATTAACTTGAACATTTCATGTATAAATTAATGCTGGATGAGAAAGATTTACAAATATTGAGTGAGCTACAAAAAAATTGTAGAATATCAGTTAAGAAGCTTGCCAAGAAAATTCGAGTACCTATAACAACTGTATATACTAGAATAAAGAAATTAGAAAAGCTTGGCATAATAAAAAACTATAGTGCCATATTAGATCATAAAAAACTCGGATTAAAAACTTCAGCATTTATATTCATATCATTCTCTTATGAGACGAAAAATCATAAAAAGCTTTCACAAAGGGAAGTCGCGCGTAAAATAGCGATGCTTCCTGAAGTTCAGGAAGCTCACATTATAACTGGTGATTGGGATATACTGTTAAAAGTTAGGGTTGAGGATATAGACTATCTAGGTAAATTTATAATAGATAAACTAAGGAAAATAGAAGGCGTGGAAAAAACGCTAACCTGTGTCGTTTTGGACACGGTAAAGGAGACTACAAAGATACAACTTTATAAAACTTAGTTTTTAACGAGGCTAAAATTAGCAAAATTTATTAAAACATTGCTTATACTGGGTTTGGTGATTATCATAGATATGAAGTTCCACGAGAAAATGATGAGAGAAGCAATAAAAATAGCTAAGAGAGGGATAGAAAAGGGGCAGTCGCCATTCGGCTGTGTAATTGTAAAAGATGGGAAGATAATAGCGAGAGCTCACAACACGGTTCTGCTTACGCACGATCCTACAGCACATGCTGAAATAAACGCGTTGAGAAAAGCTTCTAAAAAACTTAAAACTCACGATTTAAAAGGCTGCATCGTTTACAGCACGTGCGAACCTTGTCCTATGTGTTTTTCAGCTATTCACTGGGCAAACGCGGACATGATCGTTTACGGAGCTTCTATAGAAGACGCCGCAGCGCTAGGATTTAGAGAGCTTCATATTTCTAATTATAAAATGAAAGAGCTTGGCGGCAGCCGCGTGGAGATAATTGGGGGTGTTTTGAGGGAAGAATGCGTTAAGATGATGAAAGAATGGAGTAAAAGAAGCGATGCTAGAACCTACTAAATCCTTATGCAAAAATATTCAACAATTCGCAAATACTTCCTACTCTTAAAGTAGGCTCACATTTCTCTTCCCAAGCCTTCTCTAAAACGAATTTAGAATCTATTTTTATCGTGGAAAATCCGCTCATGGATACTTCGTTTATAGGTACAGGCTTATCGTCTATTAATACACAGCTTTTCCTGCTATAATTATATTTCCTAGCTAACACGTCCATGGCCTCGCTCTTACTACTAACGTCTTCTCCAGCTACTATAATATCATTAAAGTATAAACTTAAGCCGCTATGCACTATCCTTCTTCTTTTCATCGATCTAATCCCCATCGGAGCATGATACGCTGGCAACGATATAGCCTTTATTTTCAACTTTTCTAAGATCTCTTTTGCGCACAGTAAAATTATAGTGCGACTCACTCTATTTTCCAGTAAAGAATTGTTACAATTTTTCATCAAAATCAAATTTTTGGCGTCTAATTTTTGCAAGAGCATTTCTCGTCCACTTGCCAATATCATTTTCTCCTAAAGCATATTTTACGAACAGCTCCAGATCCTTCTTTTTTAAACCCAAGGAGTCTCCTATTTTCTTCCAGACATTTGGCAGACTGGAGTAATTATCTACTAGTGTCCCATCGAAGTCGAAAGCATACAGCCTCCACTTTTCCGCCATAACCACCAAGTCAATACTTTCGATAGCTAAGATATTTAAAATAAGCTTTCTAACATTATAAGTGCATTTAGAGGTTATAGTTAGTGAGTATGCCGCCGGAAACTCTAATATGGATAATAACTGGCCGTTGTAATCTGCAGTGCAAACATTGCTATGCTACAGCCTACAGGGAGGAGATCGAGATTCCTCAAAATAGAAAACTTGAACTAATAAAAGAAGCAGCTGATATTGGAGTTGAGTATATACAATATACTGGGGGCGAGCCGTTACTAGCCAAAAACATCTTTGAGATACTCCAATATACAAAAGACTGTGGTATTGAATCTAGTATATTCACCAACCTAACTATAATCAATGACAAAATAGCATCTAAATTGGCTAAGCTGGAGGTAGGAGTATACGCCAGCATCGATGGACCGAGCAAGGAAATATACGAGAAAATTAGAGGATTGGGCTCATGGAGTAAAGCACTGAAAGGCATGAAATCCCTCGTTTTGAATGGAATATTCCCCCATGTCAATATCACGGTAACAGAGTTGAACTGGAATCATGTTAAGGAAACAATAAATCGCGCGTTATCGCTTGGTGCTTCAAGTATATCGATTATACCCGCAATGCCTTCAAGCTCGGCTTTAAAAAACAGAGTATACGTTTCTCCCGAGCATTTTCTAAAAGCACTAATTCAAGCAAAAGAAGCCTCTGAAGAACTAGGGATTTTCGTATCTGTATGGTGTACGCCTTTTCTAGGAGCAGTCATCGATGCCCCAAACCTCATCTACGGTAATTGCAGAAACTGGGATGTCATGGATATGACACCATCGGGGAGAGTAGTCTTATGCGATGTTTTAAACATTGAAGTAGCCAACGTTGCGGAGGTAGGAATAGAAGAATCTTACAACATGCTAGTAAACCATCCACTATATATAAAAGTGATAACCCCTAAACTAAATCCTCCATGTAATACGTGCTCGCTACGCT
This genomic stretch from Thermoproteales archaeon harbors:
- a CDS encoding radical SAM protein encodes the protein MSMPPETLIWIITGRCNLQCKHCYATAYREEIEIPQNRKLELIKEAADIGVEYIQYTGGEPLLAKNIFEILQYTKDCGIESSIFTNLTIINDKIASKLAKLEVGVYASIDGPSKEIYEKIRGLGSWSKALKGMKSLVLNGIFPHVNITVTELNWNHVKETINRALSLGASSISIIPAMPSSSALKNRVYVSPEHFLKALIQAKEASEELGIFVSVWCTPFLGAVIDAPNLIYGNCRNWDVMDMTPSGRVVLCDVLNIEVANVAEVGIEESYNMLVNHPLYIKVITPKLNPPCNTCSLRWKCKGGCYARAYLINKRLESPDPLCPIVESYFQRIKF
- a CDS encoding nucleoside deaminase encodes the protein MIIIDMKFHEKMMREAIKIAKRGIEKGQSPFGCVIVKDGKIIARAHNTVLLTHDPTAHAEINALRKASKKLKTHDLKGCIVYSTCEPCPMCFSAIHWANADMIVYGASIEDAAALGFRELHISNYKMKELGGSRVEIIGGVLREECVKMMKEWSKRSDARTY
- a CDS encoding Lrp/AsnC family transcriptional regulator, with product MYKLMLDEKDLQILSELQKNCRISVKKLAKKIRVPITTVYTRIKKLEKLGIIKNYSAILDHKKLGLKTSAFIFISFSYETKNHKKLSQREVARKIAMLPEVQEAHIITGDWDILLKVRVEDIDYLGKFIIDKLRKIEGVEKTLTCVVLDTVKETTKIQLYKT